In Anaerolineales bacterium, a genomic segment contains:
- a CDS encoding DUF2905 domain-containing protein, with amino-acid sequence MGKILLIGGGVALALGVVFLLLARIPILNQLFNLPGDLRIQTENVSCFVPIVSMIVISVVGTILINVILRLINRE; translated from the coding sequence ATCGGAAAAATCCTCCTCATTGGCGGCGGGGTGGCGTTGGCGTTGGGGGTGGTGTTTCTCCTTCTGGCGCGGATCCCAATCCTGAATCAGTTGTTCAACCTCCCGGGCGATCTTCGCATCCAAACGGAAAACGTCTCTTGCTTTGTCCCCATCGTTAGCATGATTGTGATCAGCGTTGTGGGGACGATCCTGATCAACGTCATTTTGCGCCTGATCAACCGCGAATGA
- the queA gene encoding tRNA preQ1(34) S-adenosylmethionine ribosyltransferase-isomerase QueA, protein MTHLPIDPAPDPRLDEYDFYLPPEQIAQSAVEPRDSSRLLVIHRTGDGNVPLEQRTFRDLPDYLRPGDCLVLNETRVIPARLHGQKADTGGAVELLLLRRLDATRWRAMVGGKRLTVGVRLTIRGAPLTATITEVGEDALRVVAFSEPLEPYLSAIGEAPLPPYIRTPILNPERYQTVFARESGSAAAPTAGLHFTPELLARIEASGVGIVRCLLHVGLGTFLPVTEEQISARRLHQEYAELSPTAAAQINATRRAGGRVVAVGTTTTRTLESAALRAIGMTDTSGAVVYNAAAKAAPEGETVIPFQGETALFIVPGFRFRAVDALVTNFHLPKSSLLMLVSAFAGRETIRHAYETAIREGYRFYSLGDACLIL, encoded by the coding sequence ATGACCCACCTACCTATCGATCCAGCGCCTGACCCGCGTTTGGACGAGTACGATTTTTACCTTCCCCCCGAACAGATCGCCCAGAGCGCGGTTGAGCCGCGTGATTCCTCGCGGCTGTTGGTGATTCATCGTACAGGGGACGGGAATGTCCCGCTTGAACAGCGCACCTTCCGCGATCTGCCCGACTACCTGCGCCCCGGCGATTGTCTCGTCCTGAATGAAACCCGGGTGATTCCGGCGCGGCTGCACGGGCAGAAAGCCGATACAGGTGGGGCGGTGGAATTGCTGCTCCTGCGGCGCTTAGACGCCACCCGCTGGCGGGCAATGGTCGGCGGCAAGCGGCTGACCGTCGGCGTCCGCCTCACGATTCGCGGCGCCCCCCTCACAGCGACCATCACCGAAGTGGGTGAGGATGCCCTGCGCGTCGTCGCTTTTAGCGAACCGCTTGAGCCATACCTGAGCGCCATTGGTGAAGCGCCGCTGCCTCCCTACATTCGGACGCCGATCCTCAACCCAGAACGTTACCAAACCGTCTTCGCCCGCGAGTCCGGCTCTGCCGCCGCGCCCACCGCCGGACTGCACTTCACCCCCGAACTGCTGGCGCGAATCGAAGCGAGTGGGGTGGGCATTGTGCGCTGCCTGTTGCACGTTGGCTTGGGGACGTTTCTGCCCGTCACCGAGGAACAGATCAGCGCCCGAAGACTGCATCAGGAATATGCCGAGCTATCCCCCACCGCCGCCGCTCAGATCAATGCGACGCGCCGCGCCGGAGGGCGGGTTGTGGCGGTGGGGACAACGACCACACGCACTCTTGAATCGGCGGCGCTGAGGGCAATAGGCATGACCGATACATCGGGCGCTGTCGTCTACAATGCGGCAGCAAAGGCAGCACCGGAGGGCGAGACGGTAATCCCTTTTCAGGGCGAGACGGCGCTGTTCATCGTCCCAGGCTTTCGCTTTCGGGCGGTGGATGCGCTGGTGACGAATTTCCACCTTCCGAAATCCTCGCTGCTCATGCTTGTCAGCGCCTTTGCCGGACGGGAGACGATCCGCCATGCCTACGAAACGGCGATCCGCGAGGGCTATCGTTTCTACAGCCTCGGTGATGCCTGTTTGATCCTGTGA